Proteins encoded together in one bacterium window:
- a CDS encoding RHS repeat-associated core domain-containing protein: protein MEYDYFTATPLAEYIHANDQLVSKDLVMGGLFTAFFHHDGLGSIRDITDRAGNVLTSYDYDAFGEVKQGYIGKYNYNSFTGKQYDPESKLYYFGARYYDPKIGRFITKDPILESVVLQTLPVPLEDILEDTISPDFIVPEMIDIPQDLHPYMYCYNDPINWIDSFGLCPEEPELESTWDELMFIPGLGLVGKAGKGGVELGSG, encoded by the coding sequence ATGGAGTATGATTATTTTACTGCCACTCCATTAGCCGAGTATATCCATGCAAATGACCAGCTTGTATCAAAGGATTTAGTCATGGGAGGATTATTCACCGCTTTCTTCCATCACGATGGATTAGGAAGTATAAGAGATATCACAGATAGAGCAGGAAATGTTCTAACTTCTTATGACTACGATGCATTTGGAGAGGTAAAGCAAGGCTACATTGGTAAATATAACTATAACTCCTTCACGGGGAAACAATATGACCCAGAAAGTAAGTTATATTACTTCGGCGCCAGATACTATGACCCGAAGATAGGGAGGTTTATAACAAAAGATCCAATATTAGAATCAGTAGTGTTACAGACATTGCCAGTACCATTGGAAGATATTCTTGAGGATACTATATCTCCTGATTTTATAGTCCCAGAGATGATAGATATTCCCCAAGACCTCCATCCCTATATGTACTGTTATAATGACCCGATTAACTGGATAGATTCATTTGGACTATGCCCGGAAGAGCCTGAACTTGAATCTACATGGGATGAGTTAATGTTTATCCCTGGGTTAGGACTTGT